A region of Emys orbicularis isolate rEmyOrb1 chromosome 20, rEmyOrb1.hap1, whole genome shotgun sequence DNA encodes the following proteins:
- the CTXND2 gene encoding cortexin domain containing 2: protein MESPTVQPYVDVDKGFAIGFVILMCFFLMAMIVRCAKLIVDPYSAIPTSTWEEEQIN, encoded by the coding sequence ATGGAGAGCCCAACAGTGCAGCCGTACGTTGACGTGGACAAGGGGTTTGCCATTGGGTTTGTCATCTTGATGTGCTTCTTCCTGATGGCCATGATCGTGAGGTGCGCCAAGCTTATCGTGGACCCGTACAGCGCCATCCCCACCTCCACGTGGGAGGAAGAGCAGATCAATTGA